The following nucleotide sequence is from Saccharothrix texasensis.
AGCAGGCCCCGGTACATCTGGATGGCCCGCAGGATGTGCCTGCGCTGCGCGGGCCGGTCCTCGTGGTTGTCCTCCAGCAGGTGCCGCATCGCGCCGAACGCGTCGCCGGGCCTGCCGATCACGTTGAGCAGCATGGCGTGGCTGACCTGGAAGCTCGACGTCAGCGGCTCCGGCTCGGCGCTCTTGAGCCGCTCGAAGGTCTGGTCGCTCCACGACACGAAGCCGTCGGGGGCCTTCTTGCGCACCACCTTGCGCCGCTTCTTCGGGTCGTCGCCCGCCTTGGCCAGCGCCTTCTCGTTCTCCACCACGTGGTCGGGCGCCTGCACCACGACCGTGCCGATGGTGTCGTAGCCCGCGCGGCCCGCCCGGCCCGCGATCTGGTGGAACTCGCGGGCCTTGAGGTGGCGGGTGCGCTGGCCGTCGTACTTGGACAGGGCGGTGAACACCACCGTGCGGATGGGCACGTTGATGCCGACGCCGAGGGTGTCCGTGCCGCAGATGACCTTGAGCAGGCCCGCCTGCGCGAGCTGCTCGACCAGCCGCCGGTACTTCGGCAGCATGCCCGCGTGGTGCACGCCGATGCCGTGCCGGACCAGGCGGGACAGCGTCTTGCCGAACCCGGAGGTGAACCGGAACCGGCCGATCGTGGCCGCGATGGCGTCCTTCTCGGCGCGGGTGGCGACGTTCACGCTCATCAGCGACTGCGCGCGTTCCAGCGCGGACGCCTGGGTGAAGTGCACCACGTAGATCGGCGCTTCGCGGCCGTGCAGCAGGTCTTCGATCGTTTCGTGCAGCGGGGTGGTGACGTACTGGAAGTTCAACGGCACCGGGCGTTCGGCGGACCGCACCACCGACGTCGTGCGGCCGGTGCGGCGGGTCAGGTCCTTCTCGAAGAACGTGACGTCGCCCAGCGTCGCCGACATCAGCAGGAACTGGGCCTGCGGCAGCTCGATCAGCGGCACCTGCCAGGCCCAGCCGCGGTCGGGCTCGGAGTAGAAGTGGAACTCGTCCATGACGACCTGGCCGACGTCGGCCTTCGTGCCGTCGCGCAGCGCGATGTTGGCCAGGATCTCGGCCGTGCAGCAGATGATGGGCGCGGTCTCGTTGACGCCGGCGTCGCCGGTCACCATGCCGACGTTGTCCGCGCCGAACGTCTCGATCAGCGCGAAGAACTTCTCCGACACCAGGGCCTTGATGGGCGCGGTGTAGTAGGTCCGCTTGCCCTCCGCCATGGCGGCGAAGTGCGCGCCGATGGCGACCAGCGACTTGCCCGAGCCGGTGGGCGTGCTGAGGATGACGTTCGAGCCGGAGACGATCTCGATCAACGCCTCCTGCTGCGCCGGGTACAGCGACAGCCCCCGCTCTCGCGCCCAGTCGGCGAAGGTGTCGTAGAGGACGTCGGGGTCGGGGGTGGCCGGCAGGCGGTCGGTGAGAGTCATCGCAGGCAGAGCATAGTGCCACCGACCCGTGCGCCACGATCGTGTGATCGTCGCTGGT
It contains:
- a CDS encoding DEAD/DEAH box helicase codes for the protein MTLTDRLPATPDPDVLYDTFADWARERGLSLYPAQQEALIEIVSGSNVILSTPTGSGKSLVAIGAHFAAMAEGKRTYYTAPIKALVSEKFFALIETFGADNVGMVTGDAGVNETAPIICCTAEILANIALRDGTKADVGQVVMDEFHFYSEPDRGWAWQVPLIELPQAQFLLMSATLGDVTFFEKDLTRRTGRTTSVVRSAERPVPLNFQYVTTPLHETIEDLLHGREAPIYVVHFTQASALERAQSLMSVNVATRAEKDAIAATIGRFRFTSGFGKTLSRLVRHGIGVHHAGMLPKYRRLVEQLAQAGLLKVICGTDTLGVGINVPIRTVVFTALSKYDGQRTRHLKAREFHQIAGRAGRAGYDTIGTVVVQAPDHVVENEKALAKAGDDPKKRRKVVRKKAPDGFVSWSDQTFERLKSAEPEPLTSSFQVSHAMLLNVIGRPGDAFGAMRHLLEDNHEDRPAQRRHILRAIQMYRGLLAAGVVERQGGEIRLTVDLQVNFALNQPLSPFALAAIELLDRESPSYALDVLSVVESTLDDPRQVLSAQEHKARGEAIGAMKSEGIEYDQRMELLEEVTYPKPLAELLEAAFTTYRRGHPWVADHHLSPKSVVRDMFERAMTFAEYVSHYQLARSEGLVLRYLADAYKALRQTVPEDAKTEELSDLQEWLGELVRQVDSSLLDEWEKLRNPSEEEAADLSSSDAPPAVTGNVRAFRVLVRNALFRRVELAARRNYYELGRLDGDAGWTAEEWQDALDPYFEEHDEIGMGPDARGPALLLITEEPGLWRVRQVLDDPAKDHDWGFTAEVDLAESDEIGTAAVRITEVGRL